A single genomic interval of Shewanella halotolerans harbors:
- a CDS encoding DUF1056 family protein: protein MAWTCPHCGWKDKPSQHKYYASKGLARPSCEVCNPSFKQRLTGLRRDLIIGAFSNTYMGYGPLASLPYIPLVMLLPVTVLFWGHGTAAIVLSLLLFIVGWLSNAYIATKVGELIRHRLQRGRSIYDLVLGYYAPLLLVLVAAPILALFFI, encoded by the coding sequence ATGGCATGGACCTGTCCTCACTGTGGCTGGAAAGATAAACCCAGTCAGCACAAATATTATGCGTCGAAAGGCTTGGCTCGGCCCAGCTGTGAAGTGTGCAATCCCTCATTTAAGCAGAGACTTACAGGCCTAAGGCGAGACCTTATTATCGGCGCATTTTCAAATACCTATATGGGCTATGGCCCCTTGGCCTCCTTACCCTATATTCCCCTGGTGATGCTGTTGCCGGTCACCGTTCTCTTTTGGGGTCACGGGACTGCGGCGATAGTGTTAAGCCTGCTGCTATTCATCGTTGGATGGCTTAGTAATGCTTATATCGCCACTAAGGTTGGGGAGCTGATTCGCCATCGCCTGCAGCGAGGTAGGTCGATTTATGACCTTGTGCTTGGCTATTACGCGCCTTTGTTGTTGGTGCTGGTAGCCGCACCG